From one Desulfonatronum sp. SC1 genomic stretch:
- a CDS encoding DEAD/DEAH box helicase: MTRLRLLSFKQGRLQLKMELRLEPLRALDMEGRYSEVLRAVERVVRTPSYTVYDMDVSREWIGLRNALFLRDEKEVLQLIGAAQYPWTPVQSNRIDDLVGMCLVPLNTEWLERLPDVIKFQAVGTCLNSGQAFLIDTRDVWELARRWFPAMAEKHAGPRHVLAAQYLARGETDQARELLRDDRTAPGLALFGWLLFIRGEYAEAGKVFDDSLAAVKKGTRKRNVRIPGMPGVFQNLALLRRGSSEDLRLVRHQASVIEKEPHKDVFRFVFFLLAEFASVLLGEKKPDQFKQFLFSSSSFAGTHTFLFGCLSQLWTGGKPKPAVLGQLAELGVHAEHVGYRWYAEETRRILEATESRKLLSVFPSSEGVISWKTLTFLFKPKEEWELALEALKNLGFASTSGGGDKGAKVGEQRLTWRLYHTGKQFGLEPREQKLKANGTWTAGRPVALKKLRHSPESYPYLTEHDRRLCLAISEDTYSTYYGYYNKTEYSLAGDQAVLAAVGHPLIFLEDDPERPVEVVQAEPSLQVLEEQGGLRVRVEPPLPENGTVAIHREGRHRLRVVRFDGQHAKIASILGDKGVKVPAAAKEQVLESIAEVAPLLTVHSTISGLGQAESVPADSRPVLRLRPVGDGLLIDLFFRPVPDGLLLVRPGEGGKTLFTEVEGRQVCATRDDKAEREAVQALLERCPTLGLDTDADWSWRLEDPESALETLLSLQEMGDAVVLEWPEGKQVRIAAESGLNRFKIGLSRKQDWFAMDGGLELDDGTVMEMSRLLSLLENSPGRFVRLEEGDFLCLTRDLRKRLDALRAYGDGGKVHPLAAPVLDEVLDGMRVTSPKPWKDLLRRVREAAELRPEVPATLRAELREYQVEGFQWLFRLAHWGAGACLADDMGLGKTIQSLALILTRAKQGPTLVLAPTSVCINWMEETARFAPSLRPVRFGPGERERMVEQAGPFDLIVCSYGLLQSESELLAKVRWTTLVADEAQAIKNVVAKRSRAAMTLPADFKVITTGTPIENNLGELWNLFNFINPGLLSTLERFNRNFAVPIELNRDAEAKRRLKNLIRPFILRRLKSEVLAELPSRTEVVLPVELSPEEAAVYDALRRGALEKMAEPDDDQPGQQRIKILAEIMRLRRACCHPDLVMPGAGPKSGPGSAKLQAFGEILDDLLENKHQALVFSQFVDHLHLVRDYLDQRKVRYQYLDGSTPIKKRQQAVTAFQAGEGDLFLISLKAGGFGLNLTAADYVIHMDPWWNPAVEDQASDRAHRIGQQRPVTIYRLVTKGTIEEKILDLHRHKRDLATSLLEGTDSGIKLSVEDMLELIRGAE, translated from the coding sequence ATGACCCGGCTCAGACTCTTGTCCTTCAAACAGGGACGCCTTCAATTGAAGATGGAACTGCGCCTGGAGCCCTTGCGGGCGCTGGATATGGAAGGGCGCTATTCCGAGGTTCTGAGGGCCGTCGAACGAGTCGTCCGGACACCGAGCTATACCGTTTACGACATGGACGTATCCAGAGAGTGGATCGGACTGCGCAACGCCTTGTTTCTTCGTGACGAAAAAGAGGTGCTGCAACTGATCGGGGCCGCTCAGTATCCGTGGACTCCGGTACAGTCGAACAGAATCGACGATCTTGTCGGGATGTGCCTCGTGCCGTTGAACACGGAATGGCTGGAGCGTTTGCCGGACGTAATCAAGTTTCAGGCCGTCGGAACCTGCTTGAACAGCGGCCAGGCCTTTTTGATCGACACTCGTGACGTCTGGGAGTTGGCCCGGCGTTGGTTTCCGGCCATGGCCGAGAAACATGCCGGCCCGCGCCATGTTCTCGCTGCCCAGTACCTGGCCCGAGGTGAAACGGACCAGGCCCGTGAACTGCTGCGAGACGATCGAACCGCCCCGGGTCTGGCCCTTTTCGGGTGGCTTCTGTTCATCCGTGGGGAGTATGCCGAGGCAGGCAAGGTGTTCGATGACTCCCTGGCGGCCGTCAAGAAGGGCACTCGCAAACGCAACGTCCGAATCCCCGGTATGCCGGGGGTGTTTCAGAATCTGGCCCTGCTGCGACGGGGAAGCTCTGAAGATCTTCGACTGGTCAGACATCAGGCCTCGGTCATCGAAAAGGAACCGCACAAGGATGTTTTCCGTTTCGTTTTTTTTCTGCTGGCGGAATTCGCCTCGGTCCTGCTTGGAGAAAAGAAACCGGACCAGTTCAAACAGTTCCTGTTCAGTTCTTCTTCTTTTGCCGGGACGCATACGTTTCTCTTTGGTTGTCTTTCGCAACTCTGGACCGGGGGAAAGCCGAAACCAGCGGTCCTGGGGCAGTTGGCCGAACTGGGGGTGCATGCCGAGCATGTCGGGTATCGGTGGTATGCCGAAGAGACGCGACGGATTCTGGAAGCGACCGAGAGCAGGAAGTTGCTGTCCGTCTTTCCAAGCTCGGAGGGGGTGATTTCCTGGAAAACATTGACCTTTCTGTTCAAACCCAAGGAAGAGTGGGAACTGGCCCTGGAAGCCCTGAAGAACCTGGGCTTCGCCTCCACGTCGGGCGGCGGGGACAAGGGCGCGAAGGTGGGGGAGCAGCGCTTGACGTGGCGGCTGTATCACACCGGGAAGCAGTTCGGTCTGGAGCCTCGGGAACAAAAGCTCAAGGCCAATGGAACGTGGACCGCCGGTCGCCCGGTGGCCTTGAAGAAGCTGCGCCATTCCCCGGAAAGCTATCCCTATCTTACCGAGCATGACCGCCGTCTGTGCCTGGCCATTTCCGAGGACACCTATTCCACCTACTACGGATATTACAACAAGACCGAATACTCCCTGGCCGGGGACCAGGCCGTCCTGGCCGCGGTGGGGCATCCGCTGATTTTTCTTGAGGATGATCCGGAGCGACCGGTGGAGGTGGTCCAGGCCGAGCCGTCCTTGCAGGTCTTGGAGGAGCAAGGGGGGCTGCGGGTGCGCGTCGAGCCCCCGTTGCCGGAAAACGGCACGGTGGCGATTCATCGGGAAGGCCGACATCGGCTTCGGGTGGTCCGTTTTGACGGCCAGCATGCCAAGATCGCTTCAATCCTTGGAGACAAGGGCGTGAAGGTTCCAGCGGCGGCCAAGGAGCAGGTTCTGGAGAGCATCGCGGAAGTCGCTCCGCTGCTCACCGTGCATTCCACCATCAGCGGCCTGGGCCAGGCTGAAAGCGTCCCGGCGGATTCCCGTCCGGTACTGCGTCTGCGCCCGGTTGGCGATGGGCTGTTGATCGACCTGTTTTTTCGGCCCGTTCCGGATGGACTCTTGCTGGTCCGGCCCGGAGAGGGCGGCAAGACCTTGTTCACCGAAGTGGAAGGTCGTCAGGTCTGCGCCACCAGGGACGACAAGGCCGAGCGGGAGGCGGTGCAGGCCCTGCTGGAGCGCTGCCCGACCCTGGGGCTGGACACGGACGCGGACTGGTCCTGGCGGCTGGAAGATCCGGAAAGCGCCCTGGAAACCCTGCTCAGCCTTCAGGAGATGGGGGACGCCGTCGTCCTGGAGTGGCCGGAGGGAAAACAGGTGCGTATCGCCGCTGAGAGCGGCTTGAATCGGTTCAAGATCGGGCTGTCTCGAAAGCAGGACTGGTTCGCCATGGATGGCGGGCTGGAACTGGACGACGGTACGGTGATGGAAATGTCCCGGCTGTTGTCCCTGCTGGAGAACAGCCCGGGCCGTTTCGTCCGCCTGGAGGAGGGCGATTTTTTGTGCCTGACCCGTGACCTGCGCAAGCGCCTGGACGCTCTGCGCGCCTACGGCGACGGCGGCAAGGTTCATCCCCTGGCAGCGCCGGTTTTGGATGAAGTGCTGGACGGAATGCGGGTCACCTCGCCGAAACCATGGAAGGATTTGCTGCGCCGAGTCCGGGAGGCCGCGGAACTGCGACCGGAAGTTCCGGCGACGTTGCGGGCCGAGTTGCGTGAATACCAGGTGGAAGGCTTTCAGTGGCTGTTCCGTTTGGCCCATTGGGGAGCCGGGGCCTGTCTGGCCGACGACATGGGGCTGGGCAAGACAATCCAGTCCCTGGCCTTGATTTTGACCCGGGCCAAGCAGGGGCCGACATTAGTGCTAGCTCCGACCTCGGTCTGCATCAACTGGATGGAGGAGACGGCCCGGTTCGCCCCGAGCCTGCGGCCGGTGCGGTTCGGGCCCGGCGAACGGGAACGGATGGTGGAGCAGGCCGGGCCTTTTGATCTGATCGTATGCAGCTATGGCTTGCTGCAGTCGGAATCCGAGCTGCTGGCCAAGGTCCGGTGGACCACGCTCGTCGCGGACGAGGCCCAGGCCATCAAGAACGTGGTCGCCAAGCGTTCCCGTGCGGCCATGACTTTGCCGGCGGACTTCAAGGTGATCACCACGGGCACGCCCATTGAAAACAACCTGGGCGAACTCTGGAACCTGTTCAACTTCATCAACCCCGGCCTGTTGAGTACCCTGGAGCGCTTCAACCGAAACTTCGCCGTGCCCATCGAGCTGAACCGGGACGCCGAAGCCAAGCGGCGACTCAAGAACCTGATTCGTCCGTTCATACTCCGCCGCCTGAAAAGCGAAGTTTTGGCCGAATTGCCCTCCCGGACCGAGGTGGTGCTTCCCGTGGAACTCAGTCCGGAGGAAGCAGCCGTTTACGACGCCCTGCGGCGCGGAGCCCTGGAAAAAATGGCCGAGCCCGATGATGATCAGCCCGGACAACAACGGATCAAAATTCTGGCCGAGATCATGCGGCTGCGTCGGGCCTGCTGTCATCCGGATCTGGTCATGCCCGGCGCGGGGCCGAAGTCCGGGCCGGGCAGCGCCAAGCTGCAAGCGTTCGGCGAAATCCTGGACGATTTGTTGGAAAACAAGCACCAGGCCCTGGTCTTCAGCCAGTTCGTGGACCACCTGCATCTGGTGCGCGACTATCTGGACCAGCGCAAGGTCCGCTACCAGTATCTGGACGGTTCCACGCCCATCAAGAAGCGTCAGCAAGCGGTGACCGCGTTTCAGGCCGGAGAGGGGGATCTGTTCCTGATCAGCCTCAAGGCCGGAGGATTCGGCCTGAACCTGACCGCCGCGGACTACGTGATCCACATGGACCCCTGGTGGAATCCGGCCGTGGAGGACCAGGCCTCGGACCGCGCCCACCGTATCGGCCAGCAGCGTCCGGTGACCATCTACCGCCTGGTGACCAAGGGAACCATCGAGGAAAAAATCCTCGACCTGCACCGCCACAAACGCGATCTGGCCACCAGTCTGCTGGAAGGAACGGACAGTGGAATCAAACTGTCGGTGGAAGATATGCTGGAGCTGATCCGGGGGGCGGAGTGA
- a CDS encoding Fic family protein yields MHLLHNAPLSKAELAAALGRKSVTGALNRVVRSLLEGGLIEYTLPHKPNSRLQKYRLTPGGAARLSMR; encoded by the coding sequence TTGCATCTTTTGCATAATGCACCGCTGAGCAAGGCGGAGCTGGCCGCGGCTCTTGGCCGAAAGTCCGTAACCGGAGCATTGAATCGGGTCGTCAGGTCCTTGCTGGAGGGCGGTCTGATCGAATACACCTTGCCGCACAAGCCTAACAGCAGGCTGCAAAAATATCGTCTCACTCCTGGCGGTGCAGCGCGTCTGTCCATGCGATGA
- a CDS encoding ATP-binding protein, translating to MRHQGRAISRWYHNRRIGEFLKELELIEGRSTGIPKALRAMRSNGSPEPILDTDAERTYFLIRLPVHPLARPEPVAREAPREVGYLEAHHVSEQPARQ from the coding sequence ATCAGGCATCAGGGACGAGCCATCAGTCGGTGGTACCATAATCGTCGCATCGGGGAGTTCCTCAAGGAACTGGAGCTGATCGAAGGACGGTCCACCGGCATCCCTAAAGCGCTGCGCGCCATGCGTTCCAACGGCTCACCGGAACCGATCCTCGACACCGACGCGGAGCGCACGTATTTCCTGATTCGTCTTCCGGTTCATCCCTTGGCAAGGCCGGAACCTGTTGCCCGCGAGGCTCCACGTGAGGTTGGTTATCTTGAAGCCCATCACGTTTCGGAGCAACCCGCGCGGCAGTAA
- a CDS encoding helix-turn-helix domain-containing protein, with protein MLTINIHDLLHQCTIEGECVEYKAGWSPEGILHTICAIANDFNNFGGGYLVVGVEERDGRPGRSFTLADRADLMDVGSELAVEARDLGREELGR; from the coding sequence ATGCTAACGATCAACATTCATGATTTGCTGCATCAGTGCACAATTGAGGGTGAGTGTGTCGAGTACAAGGCCGGGTGGTCGCCGGAGGGTATTTTGCACACAATATGTGCCATTGCCAACGACTTCAATAATTTTGGCGGGGGATATCTGGTCGTCGGCGTCGAGGAGCGAGATGGCCGTCCTGGACGATCTTTCACCCTGGCTGATCGAGCAGATCTTATGGACGTGGGCAGCGAGCTGGCTGTCGAGGCGCGAGATCTGGGCCGGGAAGAGTTGGGCCGGTGA
- a CDS encoding ATP-binding protein codes for MPEQSITLTIKNTLDNAVLLATVVQSVAMTLPFSQTDACMLRFCTFEAVKLAIRGHPPEYCNSIIVQVDILEDRLRLSVRDMGSAVDFLDACAPDWNVEDIVKALEEDCLGPEVIRSSMDSVKSERVDGENRLVMSKKFNTNLREYDE; via the coding sequence ATGCCTGAACAGTCCATCACCCTGACCATCAAAAACACCCTGGACAACGCGGTGCTTCTCGCAACCGTCGTACAGTCCGTGGCCATGACGCTGCCATTTTCGCAGACCGACGCCTGCATGCTCCGCTTTTGCACCTTCGAGGCCGTCAAGCTGGCCATCCGAGGACATCCCCCGGAATACTGCAATTCCATCATCGTGCAAGTGGACATCCTTGAGGATCGTCTGCGACTTTCCGTGCGTGATATGGGCTCGGCAGTGGATTTCCTGGACGCCTGCGCGCCGGACTGGAACGTCGAAGACATTGTCAAGGCCTTGGAGGAAGACTGCCTGGGGCCGGAAGTGATCAGAAGCTCCATGGATTCAGTGAAAAGCGAACGCGTGGATGGGGAAAACAGGCTGGTGATGAGCAAGAAATTCAACACAAACCTGCGTGAATACGACGAATGA
- a CDS encoding glycosyltransferase family 2 protein, which yields MKGNLASWWNPLLLIPGVLTLLFAAGVYLPLRDQFILGWSAVLLVIVLRRVSVINEDTKRLLIILVCLLITLRYVSFRVFDTLYYTSPADTMAMGLLFLAECYGIGIYLMGMFVNAMPLKRKIVSVDLDDPDLPTVDVFIPTYNEPLDIVSITATAAVQMNYPKDKLNIYILDDGGSINKRLDPNPKKALQAVKRHEALRSLSRFLEVHYLTRGKNDHAKAGNLNSALQRTSWGMADEPGKVPLLEGRGFGDKGGELVLILDCDHVPSKDFLQNTVGLFMRDKKLFLCQTPHFFINPDPVERNLNIFEQKPAENEMFYGSVLLGLDYWDSAFFCGSAAILRRSYVQEAGGIAGQTITEDAETALGLHARGYSSAYISRPMVCGLSPETFGDLVTQRNRWAQGMVQIFMLKNPLFLKGLKWFQRICYTNSSAFWFFSLSRVVFFLAPILYLGFGLRVYNASLGQVLAFTMPHLFCAIIFTDFLHGKVRHPFFSELYEIVLSLYNLPAMISALIRPKSPSFKVTPKEASLKQDFLSPLAKPFYVILALILLAYPFGLVRWLNHPLELDSILITMAWNTFNLTFVFLCLGIVWERRQIRRKHRMPVQEAALVRILPKSDTAMGLDAPIEVVVHDISGDGLGFLLPMGVAVAVGDRVEFQARDSYGKEHILPLEVVRILSAGKDRLVGCQFQAEDPFSFAKVVSFVYGDSQRWEDFWDKRRERHKTSPWQGLQYLFFIGVSGVVRNFRGIMLLLWSQLCAGAGMLLRRMGMARAR from the coding sequence ATGAAGGGCAACCTTGCTTCCTGGTGGAACCCGCTACTGCTGATCCCCGGCGTTCTGACCCTGCTCTTCGCGGCTGGTGTTTATCTGCCCCTGCGCGACCAGTTCATCCTGGGCTGGAGTGCCGTGCTGCTGGTGATCGTCCTACGCAGGGTCAGCGTCATCAATGAGGACACCAAGCGGCTGCTGATCATTCTGGTCTGCCTGCTGATCACCCTACGCTACGTCTCCTTTAGGGTTTTCGACACCCTGTACTACACCAGCCCGGCGGACACCATGGCCATGGGCCTGCTGTTTCTGGCCGAGTGTTACGGAATTGGCATTTACCTCATGGGGATGTTCGTCAATGCCATGCCCTTGAAACGAAAAATCGTCAGCGTGGACCTGGACGATCCAGACCTGCCCACGGTGGACGTGTTCATCCCCACCTACAATGAGCCCCTGGACATCGTCTCCATCACCGCCACGGCAGCGGTCCAGATGAATTATCCCAAGGACAAACTAAACATTTACATCCTGGACGACGGCGGGAGTATCAATAAGCGGCTCGACCCAAATCCGAAAAAAGCCTTGCAAGCCGTCAAACGACATGAAGCCTTAAGAAGCCTCTCCCGTTTTCTGGAAGTGCATTATCTGACCCGGGGCAAGAACGATCATGCCAAGGCCGGCAACCTGAATTCAGCCCTGCAGCGCACCTCCTGGGGCATGGCGGATGAACCGGGCAAGGTACCCTTGCTGGAGGGGCGGGGCTTCGGGGACAAAGGCGGGGAGTTGGTTCTGATCCTGGACTGCGACCATGTTCCGTCCAAGGATTTTTTGCAAAATACCGTTGGGTTGTTCATGCGGGATAAGAAGCTGTTCCTCTGCCAGACCCCGCATTTTTTCATCAACCCGGACCCGGTGGAACGCAACCTGAACATCTTTGAGCAAAAGCCCGCCGAGAACGAGATGTTCTACGGCTCCGTGCTTTTGGGGCTGGATTACTGGGACTCGGCTTTTTTCTGCGGTTCCGCGGCCATCCTGCGGCGCTCGTACGTCCAGGAAGCAGGGGGGATTGCCGGGCAGACCATCACCGAGGACGCGGAAACGGCTTTGGGGCTGCATGCCCGGGGCTACAGCAGCGCTTATATATCCAGACCCATGGTCTGCGGCCTATCGCCGGAAACTTTCGGTGACCTGGTCACCCAGCGCAACCGCTGGGCCCAGGGCATGGTCCAGATATTCATGCTCAAAAACCCACTGTTTTTAAAGGGATTAAAGTGGTTTCAGCGCATCTGCTACACCAATTCTTCGGCGTTCTGGTTCTTCAGTCTGTCCCGGGTGGTCTTTTTCCTCGCGCCTATCTTGTACCTGGGCTTTGGCCTGCGGGTGTACAACGCCTCCCTGGGCCAGGTTCTGGCCTTCACCATGCCGCACCTGTTCTGCGCGATCATTTTCACGGATTTTCTGCACGGTAAGGTGCGGCACCCGTTCTTTTCCGAACTCTATGAAATCGTGCTCAGCCTCTACAATCTTCCGGCCATGATCAGCGCTTTGATCCGTCCCAAGTCCCCTTCCTTCAAGGTAACCCCCAAGGAGGCGAGCTTGAAGCAGGATTTTCTCAGCCCCCTGGCCAAGCCGTTCTATGTCATCCTGGCGCTCATTCTTTTGGCCTACCCCTTTGGCTTGGTGCGCTGGTTGAACCACCCCCTGGAACTCGACTCCATCCTGATCACCATGGCCTGGAACACCTTCAACCTGACCTTTGTCTTCCTCTGTCTGGGCATTGTCTGGGAACGCCGCCAGATCCGCCGCAAACACCGCATGCCGGTGCAGGAAGCCGCCCTGGTGCGCATTCTGCCCAAGTCGGATACGGCCATGGGTTTGGATGCGCCGATCGAGGTCGTGGTCCATGATATTTCCGGGGATGGATTGGGGTTCTTGCTACCGATGGGTGTGGCTGTTGCCGTGGGGGACCGGGTCGAATTCCAGGCTCGGGACAGTTACGGGAAGGAGCATATTTTGCCTTTGGAGGTCGTCCGCATCTTGTCTGCGGGCAAAGACCGACTTGTAGGTTGCCAGTTTCAGGCCGAGGACCCATTCTCCTTTGCCAAGGTCGTCAGCTTTGTCTACGGCGACAGCCAGCGCTGGGAGGATTTCTGGGATAAACGCCGTGAACGTCACAAGACTTCACCTTGGCAAGGCCTTCAGTACTTATTTTTCATCGGTGTCAGCGGCGTTGTCCGGAACTTCCGCGGAATCATGCTCCTGCTGTGGTCCCAGCTTTGTGCGGGGGCGGGAATGCTATTGCGCAGGATGGGGATGGCCAGGGCACGATAA
- a CDS encoding cellulose biosynthesis cyclic di-GMP-binding regulatory protein BcsB — protein sequence MKRPMFYLAAPSLLFLLLLLGMAGPAAAQHSLSIPLTEFSIVGKPLLQGKAADFRVSVPIPRRWDVASASLRFPYVNSTGLLGKRSRLIVRFNDQVLAQIELLPESPEGVVTVPIPTTLLKPRFNELQFAVAQDYDDQCTDPGNPILWTHVSVERAILEVDYALKPLPMALSSIADFLFDPKQFNENSVHLVVPEYSPEMLNLAAIAASGVALRFEFRPVTFTLSQDLRQGVDNILLGDTAFAADVLQQYERRAPEGDFGIMPLPGPAPAMPKDEDASGQTDRERFVDDPTRAVILLSGANMQAVRLSSEAFSLLSFPLPDVSSTDPASVVIPNITQEMGKSLVVPGHKYTFAQLGMASRTFTDMYPIPENLTIRLPSDTLLPGNLFAKLAVHLAYGAKMREDSVVNIHLNGRFIAGVPLGNPAGGRYGGYQIHIPMYYFRPGQNTFTFEPVLSPLVTDHCTFIQLKNLFVTVFDDSMLSFPKLDYWTEMPDLALFVEDGFPLTKWPDWRETAIILPPDDPHSAAAAVNIVAMISQKTGIPPYQLRFLNEPPQEALDILVVAPYPAISPDILRATPMAPRTSYPWQGALQGTRDQSLYWWNRILADIFPERPRSVSLPSVHGEALEQLVMDTDKLLLTQSLSPYAAMRTLMVATARSPEALLRGAYALQDPFLQGQAQGNVVLADLKDLEFGVRSQQSGDRYFVGDLGTFSWFTYLVNTYPVWFFGTILVILALTALVARRLLRARMRAKEQQ from the coding sequence ATGAAACGACCAATGTTCTATCTTGCGGCTCCAAGCCTGCTGTTCTTGCTGCTGCTCTTGGGCATGGCCGGTCCAGCCGCTGCACAGCACTCCCTGTCCATCCCGCTGACCGAGTTTTCCATCGTGGGCAAGCCGCTCTTGCAGGGCAAGGCAGCGGATTTTCGGGTCAGTGTCCCAATACCGCGGCGCTGGGACGTGGCTTCGGCCAGCCTGCGCTTTCCGTATGTCAATTCCACGGGATTGCTGGGTAAACGTTCTCGTTTGATCGTCCGCTTCAACGACCAGGTTCTGGCCCAGATCGAGTTGCTGCCCGAATCCCCCGAAGGTGTCGTCACCGTGCCGATTCCCACGACGCTGCTCAAACCCCGGTTCAACGAGCTTCAGTTTGCCGTGGCCCAGGACTACGACGACCAGTGTACCGACCCGGGCAACCCGATTCTGTGGACCCATGTCTCGGTGGAGCGCGCTATCCTGGAGGTAGACTACGCTCTGAAACCGCTGCCCATGGCCCTGTCCTCCATTGCCGATTTTCTTTTCGATCCCAAGCAGTTCAATGAAAACAGCGTCCACTTGGTGGTTCCGGAGTATAGTCCGGAAATGCTGAATCTCGCGGCCATTGCCGCATCCGGGGTGGCCCTGCGTTTCGAGTTCCGCCCGGTGACCTTTACCCTTTCCCAGGATCTGCGCCAGGGTGTGGACAACATTCTACTGGGCGATACGGCCTTTGCCGCCGACGTCTTGCAGCAGTACGAGCGTCGTGCCCCCGAGGGCGACTTCGGGATAATGCCCCTGCCCGGGCCTGCCCCGGCCATGCCGAAAGATGAAGATGCTTCAGGACAAACTGACCGGGAACGCTTCGTGGATGACCCTACCCGGGCCGTGATCCTCCTGTCCGGTGCGAACATGCAGGCAGTACGCCTCTCCAGCGAGGCCTTTTCCCTGCTGTCCTTCCCCTTGCCGGACGTATCTAGTACCGACCCGGCCTCCGTCGTCATTCCGAACATCACCCAGGAGATGGGCAAGAGCTTGGTCGTGCCGGGGCATAAATACACGTTCGCGCAACTGGGCATGGCCTCGCGCACGTTCACCGACATGTACCCGATTCCGGAAAACCTGACGATCCGCCTGCCCTCGGACACCCTGCTGCCCGGCAACCTCTTTGCCAAGCTGGCCGTGCATCTGGCCTACGGTGCAAAAATGCGCGAAGACTCGGTGGTGAACATCCACCTGAACGGCCGATTCATCGCCGGCGTGCCCCTGGGCAATCCCGCCGGCGGCAGATATGGCGGATACCAGATTCATATTCCCATGTACTATTTCAGGCCCGGACAGAACACCTTCACCTTCGAACCCGTGCTTTCCCCGCTGGTCACGGACCATTGCACCTTCATCCAGTTGAAAAACCTGTTCGTGACCGTTTTTGACGACTCCATGCTATCCTTCCCGAAGTTGGATTACTGGACCGAGATGCCCGACCTGGCCCTGTTCGTGGAGGACGGATTTCCGCTGACGAAATGGCCGGACTGGAGGGAGACCGCCATTATTTTGCCGCCGGATGACCCGCACAGCGCCGCCGCGGCTGTGAACATCGTCGCCATGATCAGCCAGAAAACCGGAATTCCTCCCTATCAACTGCGCTTCCTGAACGAACCGCCTCAAGAAGCCCTGGACATCCTGGTGGTCGCCCCCTATCCGGCCATTTCTCCGGACATTCTCCGGGCCACCCCCATGGCCCCCCGGACTTCCTATCCCTGGCAAGGCGCGCTGCAAGGCACCAGGGACCAGTCACTGTACTGGTGGAACAGGATACTGGCGGATATCTTTCCCGAGCGCCCACGCAGCGTCTCTTTGCCCTCGGTGCATGGCGAGGCCCTGGAACAATTGGTCATGGACACGGACAAACTGCTTTTGACGCAGAGTCTTTCGCCGTACGCGGCCATGCGCACCCTGATGGTAGCCACGGCCAGATCCCCCGAGGCCCTTTTGCGGGGTGCCTACGCGCTTCAGGATCCATTCCTTCAAGGGCAAGCCCAAGGCAACGTCGTCCTGGCCGACCTCAAGGATCTGGAATTCGGCGTCCGTTCCCAGCAATCCGGGGATCGCTATTTCGTGGGCGACCTGGGAACCTTCAGTTGGTTCACCTATCTGGTGAACACCTACCCGGTCTGGTTTTTCGGCACGATTCTGGTGATCCTGGCGCTGACCGCCCTGGTAGCGAGGCGTCTGCTTCGAGCCAGAATGCGAGCCAAGGAGCAACAATGA
- a CDS encoding glycosyl hydrolase family 8: MRQFTRSAALGFLTLLLACSAQADVCTDWTVFKARFLTSDGRVVDRFQNSVSHSEGQGYGLVVAALCDDRETFASLWEWTRDNMQVRRTDSLLAWAWGERLPGQWAVLDFNNATDGDILVAWGLLLGAKQWSESAYETEATGLIASIREHLGVHHQGRLVLLPGYHGFLKSDSIRLNPSYYIPSAFQAFAEKDDADFWNTAQADSLALLEASLVPPLMLPPDWIVLAEDSEQPLPAGDEPVFGFETIRVPLYLSWAGATSALPELEGLVRSLDQAGHIPQRIDLTDGSFSQESGSAGFYAVFARAAQDLGMLETAERWWNEAARKFMDEKDDYYSNILYVLSRLEETNIPQADTP, translated from the coding sequence ATGAGACAGTTTACACGAAGTGCGGCATTGGGGTTTTTGACCCTGCTTCTCGCCTGTTCGGCCCAGGCCGATGTCTGCACGGACTGGACCGTATTCAAAGCCCGCTTTCTCACCTCGGACGGGCGGGTCGTTGACAGGTTCCAGAACAGCGTGTCCCATTCCGAGGGCCAAGGGTACGGGCTGGTCGTGGCGGCCTTGTGCGACGACCGCGAGACATTTGCCTCCCTCTGGGAGTGGACCCGGGACAACATGCAGGTGCGCCGCACGGACAGCCTGCTGGCCTGGGCCTGGGGGGAGCGCCTGCCCGGCCAATGGGCCGTGCTGGACTTCAACAACGCCACGGACGGAGACATCCTCGTGGCCTGGGGGCTGCTGCTGGGCGCGAAACAGTGGTCCGAATCCGCCTACGAAACAGAGGCCACGGGCCTGATCGCGTCTATCCGGGAGCACCTGGGCGTGCATCATCAGGGGCGTCTTGTGCTGCTGCCCGGGTATCATGGCTTTCTGAAATCGGACAGCATCCGCCTGAACCCTTCCTATTACATCCCTTCCGCCTTCCAGGCCTTTGCGGAGAAGGATGACGCGGATTTCTGGAATACGGCCCAGGCCGATTCATTGGCCCTGCTTGAAGCGTCCCTGGTTCCGCCCTTGATGCTGCCACCGGACTGGATCGTCCTTGCCGAAGACTCCGAACAACCGCTCCCCGCTGGGGACGAACCCGTCTTCGGCTTTGAGACCATCCGGGTACCCCTGTACCTGAGCTGGGCCGGGGCTACCTCGGCTCTTCCCGAACTGGAAGGCCTTGTGCGCTCCCTGGATCAGGCCGGACACATTCCTCAGCGCATTGACCTGACTGACGGCTCTTTTTCCCAAGAGTCCGGTTCAGCCGGGTTTTACGCCGTTTTTGCCAGAGCCGCGCAGGATCTGGGCATGCTGGAAACGGCCGAACGATGGTGGAACGAGGCGGCCAGAAAATTCATGGATGAAAAAGACGACTACTACTCGAACATCCTCTATGTCCTGAGCCGGCTGGAAGAGACGAACATCCCCCAGGCCGATACACCCTGA